The sequence gtccatttcctaacatatgctgtgcatatgcacagccaagatatttaacaaaaaatggttttcgtacggccgagttgccgaataatatgcaattaattgcaatagtctttagatatctgcctAGAGATCGGAAGTAAACTTTAGTATAATTCTGTAATAATCAAAAGAGAAAGGAAGCAAAGGGAGattctcttttgcacatacaatctattctcaaagcactctagaattatatttttcaaaattgaattggTAAGAAGGCAACTTGTTCATACTTATTCAGAGCTATTCCAATTGTTTcgataaacaaaacaaatttcgaTGACTATAGTCGAACAGTTTTATAGTTTCGCCATcgaaacaagaagaaaataCTTTGAAAACGTTGTTTTATTACCACACATGCTGGAAGCGTTCACCGTCATGGCGATCCGAACGAACTTTGACAGCTCGATTCAAAGTCACTTGCGCATGTCATGTGGCATTACACAGCGACTGTACATGTTTCACAAACAATTTTCACACACGTTGCGATTCAGTCGTGGCGACGCCGTCATGTGTGAAAagtattcatgcgatgtgtaaatGACTTTAAGCGTGCAGTGCAcgaaagtcttctccatttaaCTCGGaatgcacgtcgccaaccacggaGTCTGCGTAGGGtgcgcaaatcgtcttccacatGATCgacccaccttgctcgctgcgcaccttgccttcttgtggTATTGGAGTTGCATGAGCCCATTTCAAGTTAAAAAATAAGCTATGACTTCGATAATATAGTTGAACAGGTGCTCTAGTCCAGGGACCATATGCAGGTTCAGCATTTTTAAAAAGGCAAAGAAATCTTGTCTGTCTCCGTGGATTTCTGacaatttcctaaaaaattccGCCCTTGGTAGAAAACTAAACCTTTCGCTGGTTATTGTGTATTTCCTCACAACAAAGGTTGCCCCAAAATTGCTCTGCTGGAAGATTGCtgccaaaatatttgaaaattagttggAGTttgtaagcgacaaaatatcaTCAAACTGAATTTCTTGACGCTTACTTTCATCCCATTTGTTACGCACCTTGGTAGATTATCAGGTCATCAGCATACCTTACGATATACGGTTTGAAGATGGAGTGCAGATCATTGACGAAGTGCTCGAACAGTAGTAACCCTATATGACTACCCTGAGGGGCCCTCcgtagcctagcggtaagatgcgcggctataaagcaaaaccatgctgagggtggctgggttcgattcccggtgccggtctaggcaattttcggattggaaattgtctcgacttccctgggcataaaagtatcatcgtgttagccccacgatatacgaatgcaaaatggtaactgggctaagaaacctcgcgattaataactgtggaagtgctgaatgaatacTGAGCAGcgaagcggcaatgtcccagtgggggatgtaatgccaataagaagaagaagactaccCTGAGGGACATCGGAGTACACTAAGTACGGAGTGGAGAAAGGTGCATAAAATGCTTAGCCAATTCTTAGAAAACCAAGTTGGAAGTCAATATCGTTTCAACTTTTCGACCGCCAGATTTCGAGGAATACGGTCAAAAACTCTGTAGAAGTCAATGCGGATAGCGTCAACCTGCTGATGTTGCACAATGTTGTCCTAGACTGTATATATTGGCTGCATTCTTGGTAGACTGGATATACGGCGACGGGCTCAGCAAAAGCATCCCTACTTGCGATGCTCATTTACGTAATTCCAAAAGGATCTAGGATGTTATGGGAGCTCAATTTCCATGTTAACATGGATTCTTATCACGCCATCCATTAACCGCCACCAAAttgggaaaaaatattaaaaagatGCTTCTGGATGGAATCTAGGTTAGTTAGTAATAATATTTAACTTCAGCATTTCGGACGCAAAATAGGAATTCATAGTGGTAGAATCTTTTTtaatataactttttttttctttccacaGATTTGATTACTCAGCATAAAACAATAGTCACTAATAAGTGCATATCCTAGAGACCATCCAGATAACCGTCATTTGTTGTACAAAAGTTGTTGACAGATTTTAAACTCCATCACTGTTGCGCTAGGTGATAAGACCAGTGCGAGGTTGCATAACTGTGACTTTTTATATGTACATTGCATCGTAGACGTACTTATTGTGTGTGTGGCTCATACTCGTGGCAAAAACGCATTTATTAAAGATGCCATTATTTGGAAAGAAAGATTCCGGCAAGAAAGTACGAAAGGATACAAAGGAAATCGAAAAGCAACCATGCATCGAAGACAAGTATGTTATAAAAGAATTACTCGGAACTGGGGCGTTCTCGGAAGTACGTCTTTGCGAACATCGCGAGACGGGTCAGGCATTTGCCGTTAAGATTATCGATAAGAAAGCCTTGAAAGGCAAAGAGGATTCTTTAGAGAACGAGATTCGGGTACTGAAGCGATTTAGTGCCAAAAGGCAAGAAAATGATCCCGATAACACATGGTTTACTCATCCAAACATAGTGCAACTATTTGAAACGTACGAAGATAAATCAAAAGTCTACTTAATTATGGAACTGGTTACCGGCGGTGAACTTTTCGACCGCATTGTTGAAAAAGGATCTTATACAGAAAAGGATGCGTCTTATCTAATTCGTCAAGTACTTGAAGCTGTAGATTATATGCATGAACAAGGCGTAGTACATAGAGATTTGAAACCTGAAAATCTGTTGTACTACAATCCTGCGGAAGACAGTAAAATAATGATTAGCGACTTTGGGCTTTCGAAGATGGAAGACTCTGGCTTTATGGCCACGGCATGTGGTACTCCTGGATATGTAGCACCTGAGGTGTTAGCCCAAAAACCTTACGGCAAAGCGGTTGATGTTTGGAGTATAGGGGTAATATCGTACATTTTACTATGCGGATATCCACCATTTTATGACGAGAATGATGCCAACTTATTTGCACAAATTTTAAAGGGTGAATTTGAGTTTGATTCCCCCTATTGGGATGAGATAAGTGAATCAGCAAAAGATTTTATCAGGAACCTAATGTGTGTGAATGTAGAGAGAAGGTTTACGTGTAAACTAGCGCTCGCGCACCCATGGATTTCCGGGAACGCAGCTAGCAGTAAGAACATCCACGGAACCGTTTCCGAGCAGCTTAAGAAAAATTTTGCCAAGTCGCGTTGGAAGCAGGCCTATCACGCAGCAACTGTTATACGTCAAATGCAACGAATGGCTCTGAGTAGTAGCGGAGGTGCATATGGTCGCAGTTCAACTCAACTGAACGCCCCAGCAGCTGACGCAACTGCAACGCAGGACACTGCATCTGGCAGCAAGTAAAATATTGGAACCGCTTCAAATTGTTGCAACAGTTACATCGCAGAAATACAGCTATATCATGACATAAAGGTGTTCATGCACTGTTTATGGCTAAGTAACTCTTAAGAAATCGATGTTGTGCTTAAAGATCTGTTTATTTGTAACTTCTGCAAACTTTGCTCTCTCTTttttatatttgttacattcTTTAGCGTACATAAATGTATGTTTTACTCAatgaaaatcatttatttttgttatgttcAAAGCGATACTTTTAAATGTTGAATATAGATTTGGgattttatctaaaattggTTGTTTTATTTACTTTCCTAGTTTCACACTGTTGCTCGTTGATTTGGGTGTTTAGGAATATTTGTCGCATGCTTCAAGCGCTTTCAAGCCCTTTCAGGAAATATATTTATTCAACTCGCATCTTTATAGACTttataatcattaatcatagaaTATAGAATTACAGACGTCGTTCGTTAATTGGAGCATTTTAATGAGTATTATTTGTTAAACATCATTCTTGGATATGTTTTTCTTGGTTTAAAGTTAATCGAAATGCTAAATTTGTAATTATTCGTAAATCGTTCTTTTACtcataaaattttaagaaaagtaGACTGATAAATGTTCTTCAAAATGgccaaaaaaatccgttcggatcgttaaaatttgaaaacttttttgttCAACTCTACACTGAGAATGGCAAATCCGAGAATCATAACATCAATGTAatgttttatattattttattgcaATAATGATTTATCCCGTTGAAATATGTGTACATATACAGAAAGGTGGGCAAGAGTATTTTTCGGAGTTAGAGACGTTACGTGCAAATTTTacgattacagtcaaacctcgaTATTGAAATGATCATCGAGTCAtgaaaatatcgagatgtggaatgaATGCTCTgtggagggaccatcacagtaacccgcAGAACATCTTTTTTAATATGTCATAATTTGATTTTATGAGtcaatatcgagtcatagaacatcgactcatggatgtTTGACTGTACCTTAAATATTAGTGAGAAGTATGCACGAAATGCTTTAAACCGATCTGTGAAGCTAACAAAAATTGGATGCGCATCACGATGTTGAGTTATCACTCATTCCACCTTCATTGCCACACGTTGATTCAACAAGGCAGAACTTGCCTGTTAGTGTGTTAGAGCTCCATAAAAAAACGAGACATCTTTAACGCAAATTGACTTTTCGCATAGTGTATCATCAAAACAAAAAGGGATTCGGTCCGCTGGTATGCGGTTTACCAATTTCCAGTACAAACTTTAAACATTATAGCATTGCAAATAAGAAGCATCCATAAGTTACGTAAAGCTTAGAGCAcaaacaaacagacataacacaatGAACATTTACTCGTCAAAATCATAGTCgtgcaaacactaacgacatctgttgatttcagttagttgggcaaatcacgaaccaaatggcggtagtgagcaaacgtcaaactcgagcaaatccgatgcgcgcgccacgagagatcgattggccaactaatgattatttaaattgaccagtaaatcagtgaacgatggaaattttactagtgttatgtctgtttgtctgtgcttagagtgtgacgatccataattttttttttcaaatgcctCATACAAAAGATGTGATATAGGGGAGAAGGTGGgttgaaaattgtaaattttcacgttacgtaattaatagaTCGTCCCTTATGGATATTCGATGTAGATCCAGAATCCACGCAATTACGTCAGAGCGCATAAACTGGAATAACTGTACCGTCAAAcagggtgacttgcaacacttgcGTTTTCCAAATATCGAATTTTATCAACACGCGTCCCTAGTTTACATTGTATTTATTGTGCCTGGTTGGCAAAACAATATACCTCACTgttgttttttcaataatttagtgCCACTGTTTCGCCAATAGAAATTCGTACGTCGTAAACAATACGTCCGTGTAgcgaattgaaaataatttcatcaaaatcgatcCTCTATCCAATTACAGTATCTAATTAGGTAGGTATGTAATTCCgcaaaaactataaaataataaattcgtTTGTTTTCGAAAcaactttttttaatttcgtcCCCCTACTGGCAACAGCTGATACAAAATAGTTTacttttcaaaaactgctgatTTAGTTGTTGAACATTTGCTGCATCAGATTTTCTGTTACATAATTTGTTTTACAACCATATACCCCGAAATTACAAGCAACCTACAGGAAGAACttttaaacggaaaatttgtCTCACGCAGCGGCAGAAGTTAAAAGGAACAAACCTACCATCCGAAAAGTCGCTCGGCTGTATGATTTGTGAGGGAAAGAAAGGAGGACAGTTTTATAAGCCACTACCCAGGAAACGACTGATGGTGTCCATCTTTCTTAAACCGACATTAAGCTTACAAGTGTCTGAAAATATAAACGATCCCTTTAAATCCTTAAAAAACGGAATAAGGGGATTAAGCAACTCcctcactcattcactcactcatcattttgatattattttcatatttttaatgttGTTGTAGGTACATCTGATTATACATCTAATCCCTAGTATGAGGACACATTTAAAGTATCATATACTATTAGTATTAATAAATCCttttattttagattatttTAGATTTACAAAGAAACCTGAAAAGTGTTGGAAGTCACCCCGTTTGACGGTACATTATTttcaaacaaagttttttttcggaaacacCATTTAGAAAAACCTGGAACTGGCTTTTGGTTTCGTTGAAAATAAATCAGTCATCCTACAATCCAAATTTACAACAGATTAATCAAATTTGTATGGAATATGTACTCATATGTACTGCTTTGCCGTGAGAATATCATATTCATGCACataagggattttttttttctcccaaACGGTTTTTCATGGGTGGCTCATACTGCCTCTTACAGTCGGGAAAATGTATTCCATCAATTTCTAAACAGATTTTTAATCGttcatcgacgtaatatgaGAGGTAAAACTCCTTAggagaacatccataaattacgtaacgcttagatggggagggggttgagtgaagtgtgacagtacatacaaaaaaatgattcatacaaaaagtgtgacataggaggagggggttgaaaatggtcaattttcgcgttaatggatcttccctagtaTAAGTCACCTACATTTGAGTATtgcttttttttagttttcggaacgatttcctagGTGGCTCATATTGCTCCGATCACCCCTATAGCACATTTTGCGCCGTCTTTGAACGGGAGTTCAAAAAGATTGTCCCACTAGTCTCTCTATATATGGATGACGCCTCAACTGCAAGAATACTTGCAATCAAAGCTGCTTGCAATATGTGGTTTTACACTCATatctataaaaacttttttcaaataggcgtaactgtatttgaccttgaaatttgaaacaccTCATACTTTCTCTACTTAGCATATTTCTCAATCTCAAGTGAAATCGCAATCTAGTCTTTCGGTTGGGTACATTAGCTGAACAAATAGCTTGAATTAAGAGCACAGTCaccattccaaaaatcaaggtcagaatcaattacgcTCATTTggaaaaagttcctagatatcAATGTTTAAGTACTGGTGACACATCAAAGACAATGGTGGGGTAAAACGTTCTTGTGTGAGCAATATTTATGGTCCATATGAAGtacttacattttttcctcAACACCACCGTTCTTCGTAGCTAAGTTGGATATAAGTACCAGTCTAGCGtaagggtcgtgggttcgagtcccatcgaaggaaataCACATAATGTTGATTCTTCaaggccatgattctgatggcaTTTGACTCACGCATTATTTGCAatgccgatgagatttgagaatttgagattttaccaacagcAATGATAACATGCGCACGTGTTTCATGACAATCAATGAATTCAGCAGTACGCAAGCCAACTCATAATAAATCAGCCAAAATATCTATAAAAATTCATCCAATTATCGCATAATGTATTTTCCATGTATTCTGGCTGAAAccctcatacaaacttcaagcCAAAATCGCcagctttttcttctttttctatggctCCTCATTCCACCTGGAACTTGGCATGCTTTTCAAAGTATTCTCTTAGCAAGTGCCACATCACATAACCAC comes from Armigeres subalbatus isolate Guangzhou_Male chromosome 2, GZ_Asu_2, whole genome shotgun sequence and encodes:
- the LOC134211701 gene encoding calcium/calmodulin-dependent protein kinase type 1 encodes the protein MPLFGKKDSGKKVRKDTKEIEKQPCIEDKYVIKELLGTGAFSEVRLCEHRETGQAFAVKIIDKKALKGKEDSLENEIRVLKRFSAKRQENDPDNTWFTHPNIVQLFETYEDKSKVYLIMELVTGGELFDRIVEKGSYTEKDASYLIRQVLEAVDYMHEQGVVHRDLKPENLLYYNPAEDSKIMISDFGLSKMEDSGFMATACGTPGYVAPEVLAQKPYGKAVDVWSIGVISYILLCGYPPFYDENDANLFAQILKGEFEFDSPYWDEISESAKDFIRNLMCVNVERRFTCKLALAHPWISGNAASSKNIHGTVSEQLKKNFAKSRWKQAYHAATVIRQMQRMALSSSGGAYGRSSTQLNAPAADATATQDTASGSK